In a genomic window of Phacochoerus africanus isolate WHEZ1 chromosome 6, ROS_Pafr_v1, whole genome shotgun sequence:
- the THBS3 gene encoding thrombospondin-3 isoform X2, which translates to METQELRGALALLFLCTFASASQDLQVIDLLTLGESRQMVAVAEKIRTALLTAGDIYLLSTFRLPPKQGGVLFGLYSRQDNTRWLEASVVGKINKVLVRYQREDGKVHAVNLQQAGLADGRTHTALLRLRGPSRPSPALQLYVDCKLGDQHAGLPALAPIPPAEVNGLEIRTGQKAYLRMQGFVESMKMILGGSMARVGALSECPFQGDESIHSAVASALHSILGEQTKALVTQLTLFNQILVELRDDIRDQVKEMSLIRNTIMECQVCGFHEQRSHCSPNPCFRGVDCMEVYEYPGYRCGPCPPGLQGNGTHCTDINECAHADPCFPGSSCINTMPGFHCEACPRGYKGTRVSGVGIDYARASKQVCNDIDECNDGDNGGCDPNSICTNTVGSFKCGPCRLGFLGNQSHGCFPARTCHSPAHSPCHVHAHCLFERNGAVSCSCNVGWAGNGNVCGPDTDIDGYPDQALPCMDNNKHCKQDNCLLTPNSGQEDADNDGVGDQCDDDADGDGIKNVEDNCRLFPNKDQQNSDTDSFGDACDNCPNVPNNDQKDTDGNGEGDACDNDVDGDGIPNGLDNCPKVPNPLQTDRDEDGVGDACDSCPEMSNPTQTDADSDLVGDVCDTNEDSDGDGHQDTKDNCPQLPNSSQLDSDNDGLGDECDGDDDNDGVPDYVPPGPDNCRLVPNPNQKDSDGNGVGDVCEDDFDNDAVVDPLDVCPESAEVTLTDFRAYQTVVLDPEGDAQIDPNWVVLNQGMEIVQTMNSDPGLAVGYTAFNGVDFEGTFHVNTVTDDDYAGFLFSYQDSGRFYVVMWKQTEQTYWQATPFRAVAQPGLQLKAVTSVSGPGEHLRNALWHTGHTPDQVRLLWTDPRNVGWRDKTSYRWQLLHRPQVGYIRLTTLALPSSQHQAAWALGLALPRTCRQCWASLSFSVLSFPLCKMRVPPGASKLQASL; encoded by the exons ATGGAGACGCAGGAACTTCGGGGGGCCCTGGCTCTTCTCTTCCTTTGCACTTTCGCATCTGCCAGTCAGGACCTGCAGG TGATCGACCTGCTGACTCTGGGCGAGTCCCGGCAGATGGTAGCTGTGGCGGAGAAGATTCGGACAGCCCTGCTCACCGCTGGGGACATCTACCTCTTGTCCACCTTCCGTCTGCCCCCCAAGCAGGGTGGTGTCCTCTTTGGCCTCTACTCTCGCCAAGACAACACACGATGGCTGGAGGCCTCTGTTGTGGGCAAGATCAACAAAG TGCTGGTGCGGTACCAGCGGGAGGATGGCAAAGTCCACGCGGTGAACCTACAGCAAGCAGGCCTGGCAGATGGGCGCACACACACCGCTCTCCTGCGACTCCGAGGCCCGTccagacccagccctgccctgcagcTGTACGTGGACTGCAAACTGGGCGACCAGCATGCTGGCCTTCCGGCACTGGCCCCTATTCCTCCAGCAGAGGTCAATGGGCTGGAGATTAGGACTGGACAGAAGGCTTATTTGAGGATGCAG GGCTTCGTGGAATCAATGAAAATGATTCTGGGCGGGTCCATGGCCCGGGTCGGAGCCCTGAGTGAGTGTCCGTTCCAGGGGGATGAGTCCATCCACAGTGCAG tggCCAGTGCACTCCACTCCATCCTAG GGGAACAGACCAAAGCGCTGGTCACCCAACTCACCCTCTTCAACCAGATCCTGGTAGAGCTGCGGGATGATATCCGAGACCAG GTGAAAGAAATGTCCCTGATCCGAAACACCATCATGGAGTGTCAGGTGTGCG GCTTCCACGAACAGCGCTCCCACTGCAGCCCCAACCCCTGCTTCCGAGGCGTGGACTGCATGGAGGTGTACGAGTACCCAGGCTACCGCTGTGGGCCCTGCCCCCCCGGCCTCCAGGGCAACGGCACCCACTGCACTGACATCAatgag TGCGCTCACGCCGACCCTTGTTTCCCGGGCTCCAGTTGCATCAACACCATGCCCGGCTTCCACTGTGAGGCCTGTCCCCGAGGCTACAAAGGCACACGGGTGTCTGGCGTGGGCATTGACTATGCCCGGGCCAGCAAGCAG GTCTGCAACGATATCGATGAATGCAATGATGGGGACAACGGCGGCTGTGACCCAAACTCCATCTGCACCAATACTGTG GGCTCTTTCAAGTGTGGTCCCTGTCGTTTGGGCTTCCTGGGCAACCAGAGCCATGGCTGCTTCCCAGCCCGGACCTGCCACAGCCCAGCCCACAGCCCCTGCCATGTCCACGCGCACTGTCTCTTTGAACGCAATGGTGCAGTGTCCTGCTCG TGCAACGTGGGCTGGGCCGGGAATGGGAACGTGTGCGGGCCTGACACAGACATTGATGGGTACCCGGACCAGGCGCTGCCCTGCATGGACAACAACAAACACTGCAAGCAG GACAACTGCCTTCTGACACCCAACTCTGGGCAGGAAGATGCGGATAACGATGGCGTGGGGGACCAGtgtgatgatgatgctgatgggGACGGGATCAAGAATGTTGAG gacaATTGCCGGCTGTTCCCCAACAAGGACCAGCAAAACTCAGATACAGATTCATTTGGTGATGCCTGTGACAACTGCCCCAACGTTCCCAACAATGACCAGAAGGACACAGATGGCAATGGGGAAGGGGATGCCTGTGACAACGACGTGGATGGGGATG GCATCCCCAATGGACTGGACAATTGCCCTAAAGTCCCCAACCCCCTGCAGACAGACAGGGATGAAGACGGGGTGGGAGATGCTTGCGACAGCTGCCCTGAAATGAGCAATCCTACCCAG ACAGATGCAGACAGTGACCTGGTGGGGGATGTCTGTGACACCAATGAAGACAG CGATGGGGATGGACATCAGGACACCAAGGACAATTGCCCGCAGCTGCCCAATAGCTCCCAGCTGGACTCAGAcaatgatggacttggagatgAGTGTGATGGGGACGATGACAATGATGGTGTCCCAGATTACGTGCCTCCTGGTCCCGATAACTGTCGCCTGGTACCCAATCCCAATCAGAAAGATTCAGATG GCAATGGTGTTGGTGACGTGTGTGAGGATGACTTCGACAACGATGCAGTAGTCGACCCCCTGGATGTGTGCCCCGAGAGCGCAGAGGTGACCCTCACGGATTTCCGGGCCTATCAGACCGTCGTCCTGGATCCTGAGGGTGATGCTCAGATTGACCCCAACTGGGTCGTGCTCAACCAG GGCATGGAGATCGTTCAGACCATGAACAGTGACCCGGGCCTAGCAGTGG GATATACGGCCTTCAATGGTGTGGACTTTGAAGGCACCTTCCACGTGAACACAGTGACGGATGATGACTACGCAGGCTTCCTCTTCAGCTATCAGGACAGCGGCCGCTTCTACGTAGTCATGTGGAAGCAAACGGAGCAGACCTACTGGCAGGCCACACCTTTCCGGGCTGTTGCCCAGCCCGGGCTACAGCTCAAG GCAGTGACATCGGTGTCTGGCCCAGGTGAGCACCTCCGGAATGCCCTGTGGCATACGGGCCACACCCCTGATCAGGTACGGCTGCTGTGGACTGACCCACGAAATGTGGGCTGGCGTGACAAGACCTCCTACCGCTGGCAGTTGCTGCACCGGCCTCAAGTTGGCTACATTCG GCTCACTACCCTGGCCCTGCCTTCTTCCCAGCATCAGgcagcctgggctctggggctggcCCTGCCAAGGACCTGTAGGCAGTGTTGGGcaagtctttccttttctgtgctctctttccccctctgtaaaatgagggtgcCTCCGGGAGCCTCCAAACTCCAGGCCAGTCTGTAG
- the THBS3 gene encoding thrombospondin-3 isoform X1, giving the protein METQELRGALALLFLCTFASASQDLQVIDLLTLGESRQMVAVAEKIRTALLTAGDIYLLSTFRLPPKQGGVLFGLYSRQDNTRWLEASVVGKINKVLVRYQREDGKVHAVNLQQAGLADGRTHTALLRLRGPSRPSPALQLYVDCKLGDQHAGLPALAPIPPAEVNGLEIRTGQKAYLRMQGFVESMKMILGGSMARVGALSECPFQGDESIHSAVASALHSILGEQTKALVTQLTLFNQILVELRDDIRDQVKEMSLIRNTIMECQVCGFHEQRSHCSPNPCFRGVDCMEVYEYPGYRCGPCPPGLQGNGTHCTDINECAHADPCFPGSSCINTMPGFHCEACPRGYKGTRVSGVGIDYARASKQVCNDIDECNDGDNGGCDPNSICTNTVGSFKCGPCRLGFLGNQSHGCFPARTCHSPAHSPCHVHAHCLFERNGAVSCSCNVGWAGNGNVCGPDTDIDGYPDQALPCMDNNKHCKQDNCLLTPNSGQEDADNDGVGDQCDDDADGDGIKNVEDNCRLFPNKDQQNSDTDSFGDACDNCPNVPNNDQKDTDGNGEGDACDNDVDGDGIPNGLDNCPKVPNPLQTDRDEDGVGDACDSCPEMSNPTQTDADSDLVGDVCDTNEDSDGDGHQDTKDNCPQLPNSSQLDSDNDGLGDECDGDDDNDGVPDYVPPGPDNCRLVPNPNQKDSDGNGVGDVCEDDFDNDAVVDPLDVCPESAEVTLTDFRAYQTVVLDPEGDAQIDPNWVVLNQGMEIVQTMNSDPGLAVGYTAFNGVDFEGTFHVNTVTDDDYAGFLFSYQDSGRFYVVMWKQTEQTYWQATPFRAVAQPGLQLKAVTSVSGPGEHLRNALWHTGHTPDQVRLLWTDPRNVGWRDKTSYRWQLLHRPQVGYIRVKLYEGPQLVADSGVIIDTSMRGGRLGVFCFSQENIIWSNLQYRCNDTVPEDFEPFRRQLLQGRV; this is encoded by the exons ATGGAGACGCAGGAACTTCGGGGGGCCCTGGCTCTTCTCTTCCTTTGCACTTTCGCATCTGCCAGTCAGGACCTGCAGG TGATCGACCTGCTGACTCTGGGCGAGTCCCGGCAGATGGTAGCTGTGGCGGAGAAGATTCGGACAGCCCTGCTCACCGCTGGGGACATCTACCTCTTGTCCACCTTCCGTCTGCCCCCCAAGCAGGGTGGTGTCCTCTTTGGCCTCTACTCTCGCCAAGACAACACACGATGGCTGGAGGCCTCTGTTGTGGGCAAGATCAACAAAG TGCTGGTGCGGTACCAGCGGGAGGATGGCAAAGTCCACGCGGTGAACCTACAGCAAGCAGGCCTGGCAGATGGGCGCACACACACCGCTCTCCTGCGACTCCGAGGCCCGTccagacccagccctgccctgcagcTGTACGTGGACTGCAAACTGGGCGACCAGCATGCTGGCCTTCCGGCACTGGCCCCTATTCCTCCAGCAGAGGTCAATGGGCTGGAGATTAGGACTGGACAGAAGGCTTATTTGAGGATGCAG GGCTTCGTGGAATCAATGAAAATGATTCTGGGCGGGTCCATGGCCCGGGTCGGAGCCCTGAGTGAGTGTCCGTTCCAGGGGGATGAGTCCATCCACAGTGCAG tggCCAGTGCACTCCACTCCATCCTAG GGGAACAGACCAAAGCGCTGGTCACCCAACTCACCCTCTTCAACCAGATCCTGGTAGAGCTGCGGGATGATATCCGAGACCAG GTGAAAGAAATGTCCCTGATCCGAAACACCATCATGGAGTGTCAGGTGTGCG GCTTCCACGAACAGCGCTCCCACTGCAGCCCCAACCCCTGCTTCCGAGGCGTGGACTGCATGGAGGTGTACGAGTACCCAGGCTACCGCTGTGGGCCCTGCCCCCCCGGCCTCCAGGGCAACGGCACCCACTGCACTGACATCAatgag TGCGCTCACGCCGACCCTTGTTTCCCGGGCTCCAGTTGCATCAACACCATGCCCGGCTTCCACTGTGAGGCCTGTCCCCGAGGCTACAAAGGCACACGGGTGTCTGGCGTGGGCATTGACTATGCCCGGGCCAGCAAGCAG GTCTGCAACGATATCGATGAATGCAATGATGGGGACAACGGCGGCTGTGACCCAAACTCCATCTGCACCAATACTGTG GGCTCTTTCAAGTGTGGTCCCTGTCGTTTGGGCTTCCTGGGCAACCAGAGCCATGGCTGCTTCCCAGCCCGGACCTGCCACAGCCCAGCCCACAGCCCCTGCCATGTCCACGCGCACTGTCTCTTTGAACGCAATGGTGCAGTGTCCTGCTCG TGCAACGTGGGCTGGGCCGGGAATGGGAACGTGTGCGGGCCTGACACAGACATTGATGGGTACCCGGACCAGGCGCTGCCCTGCATGGACAACAACAAACACTGCAAGCAG GACAACTGCCTTCTGACACCCAACTCTGGGCAGGAAGATGCGGATAACGATGGCGTGGGGGACCAGtgtgatgatgatgctgatgggGACGGGATCAAGAATGTTGAG gacaATTGCCGGCTGTTCCCCAACAAGGACCAGCAAAACTCAGATACAGATTCATTTGGTGATGCCTGTGACAACTGCCCCAACGTTCCCAACAATGACCAGAAGGACACAGATGGCAATGGGGAAGGGGATGCCTGTGACAACGACGTGGATGGGGATG GCATCCCCAATGGACTGGACAATTGCCCTAAAGTCCCCAACCCCCTGCAGACAGACAGGGATGAAGACGGGGTGGGAGATGCTTGCGACAGCTGCCCTGAAATGAGCAATCCTACCCAG ACAGATGCAGACAGTGACCTGGTGGGGGATGTCTGTGACACCAATGAAGACAG CGATGGGGATGGACATCAGGACACCAAGGACAATTGCCCGCAGCTGCCCAATAGCTCCCAGCTGGACTCAGAcaatgatggacttggagatgAGTGTGATGGGGACGATGACAATGATGGTGTCCCAGATTACGTGCCTCCTGGTCCCGATAACTGTCGCCTGGTACCCAATCCCAATCAGAAAGATTCAGATG GCAATGGTGTTGGTGACGTGTGTGAGGATGACTTCGACAACGATGCAGTAGTCGACCCCCTGGATGTGTGCCCCGAGAGCGCAGAGGTGACCCTCACGGATTTCCGGGCCTATCAGACCGTCGTCCTGGATCCTGAGGGTGATGCTCAGATTGACCCCAACTGGGTCGTGCTCAACCAG GGCATGGAGATCGTTCAGACCATGAACAGTGACCCGGGCCTAGCAGTGG GATATACGGCCTTCAATGGTGTGGACTTTGAAGGCACCTTCCACGTGAACACAGTGACGGATGATGACTACGCAGGCTTCCTCTTCAGCTATCAGGACAGCGGCCGCTTCTACGTAGTCATGTGGAAGCAAACGGAGCAGACCTACTGGCAGGCCACACCTTTCCGGGCTGTTGCCCAGCCCGGGCTACAGCTCAAG GCAGTGACATCGGTGTCTGGCCCAGGTGAGCACCTCCGGAATGCCCTGTGGCATACGGGCCACACCCCTGATCAGGTACGGCTGCTGTGGACTGACCCACGAAATGTGGGCTGGCGTGACAAGACCTCCTACCGCTGGCAGTTGCTGCACCGGCCTCAAGTTGGCTACATTCG GGTGAAGCTTTATGAGGGTCCCCAGCTAGTGGCGGATTCTGGGGTGATCATTGACACATCCATGCGTGGGGGGCGTCTTGGTGTATTCTGCTTCTCCCAAGAAAACATCATTTGGTCCAATCTCCAGTATCGATGCAATG ACACAGTTCCCGAGGACTTTGAGCCATTCCGGAGGCAGCTGCTCCAGGGAAGAGTGTGA
- the THBS3 gene encoding thrombospondin-3 isoform X3, with the protein MVAVAEKIRTALLTAGDIYLLSTFRLPPKQGGVLFGLYSRQDNTRWLEASVVGKINKVLVRYQREDGKVHAVNLQQAGLADGRTHTALLRLRGPSRPSPALQLYVDCKLGDQHAGLPALAPIPPAEVNGLEIRTGQKAYLRMQGFVESMKMILGGSMARVGALSECPFQGDESIHSAVASALHSILGEQTKALVTQLTLFNQILVELRDDIRDQVKEMSLIRNTIMECQVCGFHEQRSHCSPNPCFRGVDCMEVYEYPGYRCGPCPPGLQGNGTHCTDINECAHADPCFPGSSCINTMPGFHCEACPRGYKGTRVSGVGIDYARASKQVCNDIDECNDGDNGGCDPNSICTNTVGSFKCGPCRLGFLGNQSHGCFPARTCHSPAHSPCHVHAHCLFERNGAVSCSCNVGWAGNGNVCGPDTDIDGYPDQALPCMDNNKHCKQDNCLLTPNSGQEDADNDGVGDQCDDDADGDGIKNVEDNCRLFPNKDQQNSDTDSFGDACDNCPNVPNNDQKDTDGNGEGDACDNDVDGDGIPNGLDNCPKVPNPLQTDRDEDGVGDACDSCPEMSNPTQTDADSDLVGDVCDTNEDSDGDGHQDTKDNCPQLPNSSQLDSDNDGLGDECDGDDDNDGVPDYVPPGPDNCRLVPNPNQKDSDGNGVGDVCEDDFDNDAVVDPLDVCPESAEVTLTDFRAYQTVVLDPEGDAQIDPNWVVLNQGMEIVQTMNSDPGLAVGYTAFNGVDFEGTFHVNTVTDDDYAGFLFSYQDSGRFYVVMWKQTEQTYWQATPFRAVAQPGLQLKAVTSVSGPGEHLRNALWHTGHTPDQVRLLWTDPRNVGWRDKTSYRWQLLHRPQVGYIRVKLYEGPQLVADSGVIIDTSMRGGRLGVFCFSQENIIWSNLQYRCNDTVPEDFEPFRRQLLQGRV; encoded by the exons ATGGTAGCTGTGGCGGAGAAGATTCGGACAGCCCTGCTCACCGCTGGGGACATCTACCTCTTGTCCACCTTCCGTCTGCCCCCCAAGCAGGGTGGTGTCCTCTTTGGCCTCTACTCTCGCCAAGACAACACACGATGGCTGGAGGCCTCTGTTGTGGGCAAGATCAACAAAG TGCTGGTGCGGTACCAGCGGGAGGATGGCAAAGTCCACGCGGTGAACCTACAGCAAGCAGGCCTGGCAGATGGGCGCACACACACCGCTCTCCTGCGACTCCGAGGCCCGTccagacccagccctgccctgcagcTGTACGTGGACTGCAAACTGGGCGACCAGCATGCTGGCCTTCCGGCACTGGCCCCTATTCCTCCAGCAGAGGTCAATGGGCTGGAGATTAGGACTGGACAGAAGGCTTATTTGAGGATGCAG GGCTTCGTGGAATCAATGAAAATGATTCTGGGCGGGTCCATGGCCCGGGTCGGAGCCCTGAGTGAGTGTCCGTTCCAGGGGGATGAGTCCATCCACAGTGCAG tggCCAGTGCACTCCACTCCATCCTAG GGGAACAGACCAAAGCGCTGGTCACCCAACTCACCCTCTTCAACCAGATCCTGGTAGAGCTGCGGGATGATATCCGAGACCAG GTGAAAGAAATGTCCCTGATCCGAAACACCATCATGGAGTGTCAGGTGTGCG GCTTCCACGAACAGCGCTCCCACTGCAGCCCCAACCCCTGCTTCCGAGGCGTGGACTGCATGGAGGTGTACGAGTACCCAGGCTACCGCTGTGGGCCCTGCCCCCCCGGCCTCCAGGGCAACGGCACCCACTGCACTGACATCAatgag TGCGCTCACGCCGACCCTTGTTTCCCGGGCTCCAGTTGCATCAACACCATGCCCGGCTTCCACTGTGAGGCCTGTCCCCGAGGCTACAAAGGCACACGGGTGTCTGGCGTGGGCATTGACTATGCCCGGGCCAGCAAGCAG GTCTGCAACGATATCGATGAATGCAATGATGGGGACAACGGCGGCTGTGACCCAAACTCCATCTGCACCAATACTGTG GGCTCTTTCAAGTGTGGTCCCTGTCGTTTGGGCTTCCTGGGCAACCAGAGCCATGGCTGCTTCCCAGCCCGGACCTGCCACAGCCCAGCCCACAGCCCCTGCCATGTCCACGCGCACTGTCTCTTTGAACGCAATGGTGCAGTGTCCTGCTCG TGCAACGTGGGCTGGGCCGGGAATGGGAACGTGTGCGGGCCTGACACAGACATTGATGGGTACCCGGACCAGGCGCTGCCCTGCATGGACAACAACAAACACTGCAAGCAG GACAACTGCCTTCTGACACCCAACTCTGGGCAGGAAGATGCGGATAACGATGGCGTGGGGGACCAGtgtgatgatgatgctgatgggGACGGGATCAAGAATGTTGAG gacaATTGCCGGCTGTTCCCCAACAAGGACCAGCAAAACTCAGATACAGATTCATTTGGTGATGCCTGTGACAACTGCCCCAACGTTCCCAACAATGACCAGAAGGACACAGATGGCAATGGGGAAGGGGATGCCTGTGACAACGACGTGGATGGGGATG GCATCCCCAATGGACTGGACAATTGCCCTAAAGTCCCCAACCCCCTGCAGACAGACAGGGATGAAGACGGGGTGGGAGATGCTTGCGACAGCTGCCCTGAAATGAGCAATCCTACCCAG ACAGATGCAGACAGTGACCTGGTGGGGGATGTCTGTGACACCAATGAAGACAG CGATGGGGATGGACATCAGGACACCAAGGACAATTGCCCGCAGCTGCCCAATAGCTCCCAGCTGGACTCAGAcaatgatggacttggagatgAGTGTGATGGGGACGATGACAATGATGGTGTCCCAGATTACGTGCCTCCTGGTCCCGATAACTGTCGCCTGGTACCCAATCCCAATCAGAAAGATTCAGATG GCAATGGTGTTGGTGACGTGTGTGAGGATGACTTCGACAACGATGCAGTAGTCGACCCCCTGGATGTGTGCCCCGAGAGCGCAGAGGTGACCCTCACGGATTTCCGGGCCTATCAGACCGTCGTCCTGGATCCTGAGGGTGATGCTCAGATTGACCCCAACTGGGTCGTGCTCAACCAG GGCATGGAGATCGTTCAGACCATGAACAGTGACCCGGGCCTAGCAGTGG GATATACGGCCTTCAATGGTGTGGACTTTGAAGGCACCTTCCACGTGAACACAGTGACGGATGATGACTACGCAGGCTTCCTCTTCAGCTATCAGGACAGCGGCCGCTTCTACGTAGTCATGTGGAAGCAAACGGAGCAGACCTACTGGCAGGCCACACCTTTCCGGGCTGTTGCCCAGCCCGGGCTACAGCTCAAG GCAGTGACATCGGTGTCTGGCCCAGGTGAGCACCTCCGGAATGCCCTGTGGCATACGGGCCACACCCCTGATCAGGTACGGCTGCTGTGGACTGACCCACGAAATGTGGGCTGGCGTGACAAGACCTCCTACCGCTGGCAGTTGCTGCACCGGCCTCAAGTTGGCTACATTCG GGTGAAGCTTTATGAGGGTCCCCAGCTAGTGGCGGATTCTGGGGTGATCATTGACACATCCATGCGTGGGGGGCGTCTTGGTGTATTCTGCTTCTCCCAAGAAAACATCATTTGGTCCAATCTCCAGTATCGATGCAATG ACACAGTTCCCGAGGACTTTGAGCCATTCCGGAGGCAGCTGCTCCAGGGAAGAGTGTGA